In one window of Verrucomicrobiia bacterium DNA:
- a CDS encoding serine/threonine protein kinase — protein sequence MGSPTGTSEIPSLQRIAAAFPHLEIVGLIGRGGMGFVFKARQPHLDRWVALKLLPDKLARDPYFAERFNREGRVLAKLNHPNIVSVYDFGKTEEFYYLLMEYVDGVNLRQAMQTGRFSPTEALAIVPKICEALQYAHEQGVLHRDIKPENILLDARGRVKIADFGIAKVVGEERPPLTLTGTGATLGTPHYMAPEQLESPNQVDHRADIYSLGVVFYEMLTGELPIGRFAPPSARTPVSSSVDEVVFRTLEKDRERRFQSALEVKTKVELLTASGSASVAARPLPVLLRETRGYISTLAHIQSLAGRVCSAHLGTGQWKLYSDRLVYVEGPQSLALALDSIRSITLGHFPAWVKPAGRAFLAISFLQAGEVRTLLFAPILPGTATVEAVNRHTAEWQQALREAIHQAIGLPLSESSPATFPLPASRLDGKHLWLLGLLGMVSALPVFFQSWLKGRPPGGYLEDLLPYLLALVPGVLWASWLFWSRRKTRRALFPPSSPPANRGPAGTQVLDSSKVSVKAIISAALTGLAWVLAGAPLVLAFAGGGLGWAELLLFGVPACLAGLAGSILGWVALGDMRYSQGRLRGLPLAIYGALGSPLLLLLVLAIGFPFVNVIAGQPSLALRMLAWLLPAGALTFVFWAIYATSRWASHAPRERRRGVLKWVCGALIMIGLVILAPVFFYLSRKTSQAGYGYASLLQSNPLPPGMVKLAALSDQRGDGYWWQPDGSQVDKTPSVAMKAEPNWRNSQPDERRVQMLLELHGVQTGDSSPRLILPEAHGWSGQTVQNPSAGEGSTTFYLLSAAFPTEKKTTTIYVGLARGPWRTLAQDAITASSAYAVALDKTNWKIAFHGATEEKEGHTVVQASYACRDRDFFEIRISAILANGTKEAGLVLRESGGHLRATFPKRALRDIQNFIFEVRPYQWTAFKEVHLWPAPAQQHASRANLVGFAVVKVPKSQVAVVTLIRGTNAIPEVGGFLVAPDDENISAEVKLEPATDAEGRGDPAEFTMNLRTAEGQEVTAGTTRLENAQLLAIGPPPLRLPLPQPGQDAVKVPWLQLRVGEKAETIYIQVAYTHRFRHLAVSASPIVGGGTNWQEALELVSAAAARDGETALVVRFTITEVAVVEEANQPWLRIDYVANLNTNWLSLVRAQGDGFETEVRRLALREGVAGLASVRHERALIRLPAGLSVSAAAELAQSLAVALVAQNLEVPPGREIPLFRVPVVEAGMLEVALGAAPVTQVPSTSLTFTGVAMWQEGRHFCLGFDYTLNSGRAQEVFRLQSPVPDAWVTSASTKFVRHERADAPPLVTYRATLALPPAVDETEARQMQQTNRLGWVGRTLELRAGERQALFSWALKQGAVLHLTVESRMPSVDRSR from the coding sequence ATGGGAAGCCCCACTGGAACGTCGGAAATTCCGTCACTGCAACGCATTGCAGCGGCATTTCCACACCTTGAAATTGTGGGGTTAATTGGGCGGGGCGGCATGGGATTCGTGTTCAAAGCCCGCCAACCACACCTGGACCGCTGGGTCGCCTTGAAGTTGCTACCCGACAAGCTGGCCCGCGATCCATACTTTGCGGAGCGTTTCAACCGCGAGGGCCGGGTGCTGGCCAAATTGAATCACCCCAATATCGTTAGCGTATACGACTTCGGCAAAACTGAGGAGTTTTATTACCTGCTGATGGAATATGTGGACGGCGTGAACCTTCGCCAGGCCATGCAGACGGGCCGTTTTTCCCCCACCGAGGCCCTGGCTATCGTGCCCAAAATCTGTGAGGCCCTGCAATATGCACACGAGCAGGGCGTGTTGCATCGGGACATCAAGCCCGAGAACATTCTGCTTGACGCCAGGGGCCGGGTCAAAATTGCCGACTTTGGCATTGCCAAGGTGGTCGGCGAGGAACGACCACCATTGACCTTGACCGGCACGGGCGCCACGTTGGGCACGCCGCACTACATGGCTCCCGAACAATTGGAGTCTCCCAATCAAGTGGATCACCGGGCCGACATTTATTCGCTGGGGGTGGTGTTCTACGAAATGCTGACGGGTGAGCTGCCCATTGGGCGTTTTGCCCCGCCCTCCGCCCGCACTCCGGTCAGTTCATCGGTGGATGAAGTTGTTTTTCGCACCCTGGAGAAGGACCGTGAGAGACGTTTTCAAAGCGCACTGGAAGTTAAAACCAAAGTGGAACTCCTGACTGCCAGCGGCTCAGCATCCGTTGCAGCAAGGCCGCTGCCGGTGCTGTTGCGGGAAACACGTGGTTACATCAGCACTTTGGCGCATATCCAGAGTTTGGCAGGACGTGTGTGCTCAGCGCATTTGGGGACTGGCCAGTGGAAATTGTATAGTGACCGCCTTGTTTATGTGGAGGGACCCCAAAGTCTTGCCCTGGCTTTGGACAGTATTCGCTCCATCACGCTGGGCCATTTCCCGGCCTGGGTGAAACCTGCGGGCAGGGCATTTCTGGCAATTTCCTTTCTGCAAGCGGGGGAGGTTCGCACGCTGTTATTTGCCCCCATTCTTCCCGGCACCGCAACGGTGGAGGCGGTAAATCGGCATACCGCAGAATGGCAACAGGCATTGAGAGAAGCAATCCATCAGGCCATCGGCCTGCCACTGTCCGAATCCTCCCCGGCCACCTTCCCTCTGCCTGCCTCACGTCTGGATGGCAAACATCTTTGGTTGTTGGGCTTGCTTGGGATGGTTTCGGCGCTGCCCGTCTTCTTCCAGTCCTGGCTCAAGGGCCGTCCTCCCGGCGGCTACCTGGAAGACTTGCTGCCCTACCTGCTGGCGCTGGTGCCGGGTGTTTTGTGGGCCAGTTGGTTGTTCTGGTCCAGGCGCAAGACCAGACGCGCGCTTTTCCCGCCCTCTTCTCCGCCCGCGAACCGTGGCCCAGCCGGGACTCAAGTCCTGGATTCTTCCAAGGTTTCGGTCAAAGCCATCATCAGTGCAGCCTTAACGGGCCTGGCCTGGGTGCTGGCGGGAGCTCCCTTGGTGCTGGCCTTTGCCGGAGGAGGACTCGGTTGGGCGGAGCTGCTCCTTTTTGGTGTCCCGGCCTGTCTGGCAGGACTGGCCGGGTCTATTCTGGGTTGGGTGGCACTTGGCGATATGCGCTACAGCCAGGGCCGGCTGCGTGGCTTGCCGCTGGCGATCTATGGGGCGTTGGGCAGCCCCCTGTTATTGCTACTGGTACTGGCCATTGGCTTTCCGTTTGTCAATGTGATTGCGGGCCAGCCTTCCCTGGCTTTGCGGATGCTGGCCTGGCTGCTGCCGGCAGGTGCCTTGACTTTTGTTTTTTGGGCCATTTATGCCACCAGCCGTTGGGCGTCTCATGCGCCGCGCGAGCGCCGGCGCGGGGTGTTAAAGTGGGTTTGTGGTGCCTTGATCATGATTGGGCTGGTGATACTTGCGCCCGTATTTTTCTATTTGTCGCGCAAAACTTCGCAGGCGGGGTATGGTTATGCCTCCCTGCTGCAGAGCAACCCGCTGCCGCCGGGGATGGTCAAACTGGCTGCCTTGTCTGACCAGCGCGGCGATGGTTATTGGTGGCAGCCCGACGGCTCGCAGGTGGACAAAACGCCGTCTGTGGCAATGAAAGCCGAACCCAACTGGCGAAATTCCCAGCCGGATGAAAGGCGGGTGCAGATGCTCTTGGAATTGCATGGGGTGCAGACCGGGGACTCCAGCCCTCGCTTGATTTTGCCGGAGGCTCATGGTTGGAGCGGTCAGACGGTGCAAAACCCATCGGCCGGTGAAGGCTCCACCACGTTTTACCTCCTGAGTGCAGCCTTCCCGACAGAAAAGAAAACCACCACCATTTACGTGGGCCTGGCCCGTGGCCCGTGGCGCACTCTGGCTCAGGATGCCATCACGGCCTCTTCTGCTTATGCGGTAGCGCTGGACAAAACGAATTGGAAAATTGCCTTCCACGGGGCAACGGAGGAGAAGGAGGGCCACACGGTCGTTCAGGCCAGTTATGCATGTCGCGACCGTGATTTCTTCGAAATTCGAATATCAGCCATCTTGGCCAATGGTACCAAGGAAGCGGGGCTGGTGTTACGTGAGTCTGGCGGGCATCTGCGCGCCACCTTTCCCAAGCGTGCCCTTCGCGACATTCAAAACTTTATTTTTGAAGTGCGGCCGTACCAATGGACGGCCTTTAAGGAGGTTCATTTGTGGCCCGCGCCTGCTCAACAACATGCCAGTCGCGCCAATCTTGTCGGCTTCGCTGTGGTCAAGGTGCCCAAAAGCCAGGTGGCTGTTGTGACGCTGATAAGAGGAACCAACGCAATACCTGAAGTTGGAGGGTTTTTGGTGGCACCGGATGATGAAAATATCTCTGCCGAGGTGAAACTGGAGCCTGCCACAGATGCCGAGGGACGGGGCGACCCCGCAGAGTTCACCATGAACCTCAGGACTGCCGAGGGGCAGGAAGTGACAGCCGGCACAACAAGGCTGGAGAACGCACAGCTTTTGGCAATAGGCCCGCCGCCCTTGCGCCTGCCCCTCCCTCAACCGGGGCAGGATGCCGTAAAAGTGCCGTGGCTGCAACTGCGCGTGGGGGAGAAGGCAGAAACCATCTATATCCAGGTGGCTTATACCCACCGTTTTCGTCATCTGGCAGTCAGTGCTTCCCCCATCGTTGGCGGAGGTACCAACTGGCAGGAAGCCTTGGAATTGGTCTCGGCCGCCGCTGCGCGGGATGGCGAGACTGCGCTCGTGGTGCGTTTTACGATTACGGAAGTTGCCGTTGTGGAGGAAGCAAATCAACCATGGTTGCGCATCGATTACGTGGCCAATTTGAACACGAATTGGCTATCCCTCGTCAGGGCTCAGGGTGACGGATTTGAGACCGAGGTCAGGCGTCTGGCCTTGCGCGAAGGGGTGGCGGGATTGGCCTCGGTGCGCCATGAACGAGCCCTCATTCGTCTGCCGGCCGGATTATCGGTTTCCGCCGCAGCCGAGCTGGCGCAAAGTCTCGCCGTGGCACTAGTCGCACAAAACTTGGAAGTACCTCCCGGCAGGGAAATCCCTCTCTTCAGAGTGCCGGTGGTCGAGGCAGGTATGTTGGAAGTGGCTTTGGGTGCGGCACCAGTCACCCAAGTGCCATCCACCAGTTTAACTTTTACCGGGGTGGCCATGTGGCAGGAGGGGCGGCACTTTTGCCTGGGCTTTGATTATACCCTGAACAGCGGCAGGGCGCAGGAGGTTTTCCGATTACAAAGTCCCGTTCCGGATGCATGGGTTACCTCCGCAAGCACAAAATTTGTGCGCCACGAAAGGGCGGACGCTCCTCCCCTGGTAACCTATCGGGCCACCTTGGCCTTGCCGCCGGCGGTGGATGAAACTGAAGCCCGCCAGATGCAGCAGACCAACCGCCTTGGCTGGGTGGGACGCACGCTGGAATTGCGTGCCGGCGAGCGTCAAGCATTGTTCTCCTGGGCCCTGAAGCAGGGAGCGGTTTTGCACTTGACGGTAGAAAGCCGCATGCCCAGCGTTGATCGAAGCCGGTGA
- a CDS encoding sigma-70 family RNA polymerase sigma factor, which translates to MNKTPSSHGHGFGPTRWTLVLRSQGGTPEARAALSELCEAYYQPVLRFLQREGRHEDAARELAHDFFARLLERGQVGGAHPAKGRFRSYLLGALKHYLADRREKEGRLKRGGGVILQPLESETTHPTAAIAREGAEATSTVTDAWFDRQWALTVMARALKNLEEQMVSEGRAEHFRVLKPWLAGDGAALDAAAAAAQLGLGESALKVAVHRLRKRFRHAVREEVAQTLPEGADLQAELRYLIEALSAPSP; encoded by the coding sequence GTGAACAAGACGCCTTCCTCTCATGGACATGGTTTCGGCCCAACGCGTTGGACGCTGGTTCTACGCAGTCAGGGGGGTACGCCGGAGGCCCGTGCTGCCTTGAGTGAGTTGTGCGAGGCTTATTATCAACCAGTACTTCGTTTTTTACAACGGGAGGGTCGCCATGAGGACGCGGCACGTGAACTGGCGCATGATTTTTTTGCGCGGCTGCTGGAACGGGGACAGGTAGGCGGGGCTCATCCCGCCAAAGGTCGCTTCCGTTCGTATTTATTGGGGGCGTTGAAGCACTACCTGGCAGATCGGCGCGAAAAAGAAGGGCGTTTGAAACGTGGAGGTGGTGTCATCCTTCAACCACTGGAATCCGAGACCACCCACCCCACTGCTGCCATTGCCAGGGAAGGGGCAGAGGCCACCTCGACCGTGACCGACGCCTGGTTTGACCGGCAATGGGCCCTGACGGTCATGGCCCGCGCCTTGAAGAATTTGGAGGAGCAAATGGTGTCCGAAGGTCGTGCCGAACATTTCAGGGTGTTGAAACCCTGGCTGGCTGGCGATGGAGCAGCATTGGACGCGGCTGCTGCTGCGGCTCAACTGGGACTGGGTGAGAGCGCTTTAAAGGTGGCTGTGCACCGACTGCGCAAGCGTTTTCGCCATGCCGTGCGGGAGGAAGTGGCGCAAACCCTGCCGGAGGGAGCTGATTTGCAGGCGGAGTTGCGTTACCTGATCGAGGCGCTGTCGGCGCCATCGCCTTGA
- a CDS encoding transglutaminase-like domain-containing protein, with product MKPTSGTVLPRLSDAQREALISLLGDDDPAVHQAVRQKLLAYGHEAADWLRPHLASPDPLLRQRAKSIVLHFARQDADNEFLAFCLRQGDDFDLEEGAWLLARTQYADIQVEGYRALLDYFAQELRQRLRPCSNSVQMLGVMNDFLFVQEQFHGNEEDYYHPDNSYLNRVIDRRTGNPIGLCTVYLLIARRLKMPVAGIGLPGHFICRYQSPTEEIYIDPFNGGRLLTKADCVKYLHTHHHGLYDEFLTPVTPRRMLMRMCSNLHQIYQQQRQSEEAMRLQRYLVALAR from the coding sequence ATGAAACCAACGTCCGGCACCGTCCTGCCCAGGTTGTCTGACGCCCAACGCGAAGCGCTGATCAGCCTCCTGGGCGATGATGACCCGGCTGTCCACCAGGCCGTGCGGCAGAAGCTTCTGGCTTATGGCCACGAAGCGGCGGATTGGCTGCGCCCCCACCTGGCCAGTCCCGATCCTCTGCTGCGTCAACGTGCCAAAAGCATCGTGCTGCACTTTGCCCGGCAGGACGCCGACAATGAATTTCTGGCCTTCTGCCTGCGGCAGGGCGACGACTTCGACCTGGAGGAGGGCGCCTGGCTCCTGGCGCGCACCCAGTATGCCGACATTCAGGTGGAGGGGTATCGGGCGCTGCTGGATTACTTTGCCCAGGAACTTCGCCAGCGCCTGCGCCCCTGCTCCAACTCCGTGCAAATGCTGGGGGTGATGAACGACTTCCTCTTTGTTCAGGAACAATTTCACGGCAACGAGGAGGATTATTACCACCCCGACAACAGTTATCTCAACCGCGTGATTGACCGGCGCACAGGCAATCCCATCGGCCTGTGCACCGTATATTTGTTGATTGCGCGGCGCCTTAAAATGCCCGTCGCCGGCATCGGCCTGCCCGGCCACTTCATTTGCCGTTATCAGTCACCCACCGAGGAAATCTACATTGATCCCTTCAACGGGGGGCGTCTGCTGACCAAGGCCGACTGCGTAAAGTATCTGCACACGCATCATCATGGCTTGTACGATGAATTCCTGACCCCGGTCACCCCGCGGCGGATGCTCATGCGCATGTGTTCCAACCTGCACCAGATTTACCAGCAGCAGCGGCAATCGGAGGAGGCCATGCGCCTGCAACGCTATCTGGTAGCCCTGGCGCGCTGA
- the purF gene encoding amidophosphoribosyltransferase, with product MPYHPKHYCGVFGVFGHPNAAELTYYGLYALQHRGQESAGIVTCDESRQFHVHRGMGLVSQVFGADVLRHLQGHAAIGHTRYSTTGSSHLRNAQPLTVDCARGQIAIAHNGNLTNAAILREQLEGRGSIFQTTVDSEIILHLLAQPSLGGAENNLVQTVRRIEGAYSLVILTETELIGVRDPHGFRPLALGTLDGAYVLSSETCAFDLIHARYLRDVEPGEIVVISREGLKSIQAFPEHQREAFCIFEYVYFARPDSHIAGRNVYKVRVEMGRQLAREHRIEADVVVPVPDSGNCAALGYSLESGIPFEMAFVRNHYIGRSFLQPTQLIRDMNVRVKLNLIPDLVRDKRVIIVDDSIVRGTTCRTRVHNLKEAGAREVHVLVSCPPHMHPCVYGIDFPDRSKLMAANCSQDEIRRYLNADSLHYLSQEGMVAATGRPASCFCMACYDGRYPVPYDPALDKHIMERRRARLTSVSEALEREQRQIRLI from the coding sequence ATGCCGTACCACCCCAAACATTATTGCGGCGTTTTCGGCGTTTTTGGACATCCCAACGCCGCGGAACTGACGTATTACGGACTGTATGCCCTGCAGCATCGCGGGCAGGAAAGCGCAGGCATTGTCACCTGCGACGAGAGCCGCCAGTTTCACGTGCACCGCGGCATGGGCCTGGTGTCCCAGGTTTTTGGCGCCGACGTGTTGCGCCATCTGCAGGGGCATGCTGCCATTGGACACACGCGGTACTCCACCACCGGCTCCTCGCATCTGCGCAACGCCCAGCCGCTCACCGTGGATTGTGCCCGGGGGCAGATTGCCATTGCCCACAATGGCAACCTTACCAACGCCGCCATTCTGCGAGAGCAGCTTGAAGGGCGCGGTTCCATTTTCCAGACCACAGTGGACAGCGAGATCATTTTGCATTTATTAGCCCAGCCTTCGCTGGGCGGGGCGGAAAACAACCTCGTTCAGACGGTCCGGCGCATTGAGGGGGCGTATTCCCTGGTCATACTAACCGAGACGGAGTTGATCGGCGTGCGGGATCCGCATGGATTTCGTCCTCTGGCCCTCGGCACTCTGGACGGAGCCTATGTGTTGTCCAGCGAGACCTGCGCTTTTGATCTCATCCATGCGCGCTATCTTCGGGACGTTGAGCCCGGGGAAATCGTGGTGATCAGCCGGGAGGGGCTGAAGAGCATCCAGGCCTTTCCCGAGCATCAGCGGGAGGCCTTTTGCATTTTTGAATACGTGTATTTTGCCCGGCCCGACAGCCACATCGCCGGGCGCAATGTGTACAAGGTGCGGGTGGAGATGGGCCGCCAACTGGCGCGGGAGCATCGCATCGAGGCCGATGTGGTGGTGCCCGTGCCCGACAGCGGCAACTGCGCAGCGCTGGGGTATTCGCTGGAGAGCGGGATACCCTTTGAAATGGCGTTTGTCCGTAATCATTACATTGGGCGCAGCTTTTTGCAGCCGACCCAGTTGATTCGGGACATGAACGTCCGGGTGAAGTTGAACCTCATTCCGGACCTGGTGCGTGACAAGCGGGTGATTATTGTGGATGACTCCATCGTGCGGGGCACCACGTGCCGCACGCGCGTGCACAATCTCAAGGAGGCCGGCGCGCGGGAGGTGCACGTCCTGGTGAGCTGTCCTCCCCACATGCACCCATGCGTTTATGGCATTGATTTTCCGGATCGCAGCAAACTCATGGCGGCCAATTGCAGTCAGGATGAAATTCGCCGCTACCTGAATGCGGATTCTTTGCATTACCTGTCCCAGGAGGGCATGGTGGCGGCCACGGGCCGGCCGGCTTCCTGCTTCTGCATGGCTTGTTATGATGGACGATATCCGGTGCCCTACGATCCCGCGCTGGACAAACATATCATGGAACGCCGCCGGGCGCGGCTCACCTCGGTGAGCGAAGCGCTGGAACGGGAGCAGCGCCAGATCCGGCTGATATAA
- the gdhA gene encoding NADP-specific glutamate dehydrogenase, producing MGLIQETLDIVRRRNPNEPEFLQAVTEVLESIEPAIQRHKKYRDGKILERIVEPERQIIFRVPWLDDKGQVQVNRGFRIQFNSALGPYKGGLRFHPTVCASILKFLAFEQIFKNSLTTLPMGGGKGGSDFDPKGKSDNEVMRFCQSFMTELYRHIGDDVDVPAGDIGVGGREVGFLFGQYKRLTKQFNGVLTGKGLNWGGSLIRPEATGYGAVYFAQEMLKTRGLSFEGKVCTVSGSGNVAQYTVEKLNQLGAKVVTLSDSNGYIYDKDGINEEKLAWVMDLKNVRRGRIKEYADKFGAKYVDGRRPWEVPCDCAFPSATQNEISGEDARTLVNNGCFLVAEGANMPTDPEGVEVFLAKKILYGPGKAANAGGVATSGLEMSQNSMRMSWSREEVDQKLHRIMVTIHKNVSETAAEYGQPGNYVVGANIAGFVKVADAMLDQGLV from the coding sequence ATGGGACTCATTCAGGAAACCCTCGACATTGTGCGCCGGCGCAACCCCAACGAGCCGGAATTTCTGCAGGCCGTCACCGAAGTGCTCGAATCCATCGAGCCGGCCATTCAACGTCATAAAAAGTATCGCGACGGCAAGATCCTTGAACGGATCGTGGAACCGGAGCGGCAGATCATTTTCCGCGTCCCCTGGCTGGATGACAAAGGGCAGGTGCAGGTGAATCGGGGATTCCGCATTCAGTTCAACAGCGCGCTGGGCCCCTACAAGGGCGGCCTGCGTTTTCACCCCACGGTGTGCGCCAGCATTTTGAAATTCCTGGCCTTTGAGCAAATCTTCAAGAACTCCCTGACCACGCTGCCCATGGGTGGTGGCAAGGGCGGTTCGGACTTTGATCCGAAGGGCAAATCGGACAACGAAGTGATGCGCTTCTGCCAGTCGTTCATGACCGAACTCTACCGGCACATCGGTGATGATGTGGACGTGCCGGCCGGCGACATTGGCGTGGGCGGTCGCGAAGTGGGCTTCCTGTTTGGCCAGTACAAGCGCCTGACCAAGCAATTTAATGGTGTGCTCACGGGCAAAGGCCTGAACTGGGGCGGCTCGCTCATCCGTCCGGAAGCCACGGGTTATGGCGCGGTCTATTTTGCGCAGGAAATGCTCAAGACCCGGGGCCTCTCGTTCGAGGGCAAGGTGTGCACGGTCAGCGGCTCGGGCAATGTGGCCCAGTACACCGTCGAGAAATTGAATCAGTTGGGCGCCAAGGTGGTCACCCTGTCCGACTCCAACGGTTACATTTACGACAAGGACGGCATCAATGAGGAAAAACTGGCCTGGGTGATGGACTTGAAGAACGTTCGCCGCGGGCGCATCAAGGAGTACGCGGACAAGTTCGGCGCGAAATATGTGGATGGTCGCCGGCCGTGGGAAGTGCCTTGCGATTGTGCCTTCCCCAGCGCCACCCAGAACGAAATCAGCGGCGAGGATGCCCGCACGCTGGTTAATAACGGCTGTTTCCTGGTGGCCGAAGGGGCCAACATGCCCACCGATCCGGAGGGCGTCGAGGTGTTCCTGGCCAAGAAGATTCTGTACGGGCCGGGCAAGGCGGCCAACGCCGGCGGCGTGGCCACTTCGGGCCTTGAAATGTCGCAGAACTCCATGCGCATGAGCTGGAGTCGCGAGGAGGTGGACCAGAAGCTGCATCGCATCATGGTCACCATTCACAAGAACGTCAGCGAAACCGCGGCCGAGTACGGCCAGCCGGGCAATTACGTGGTCGGCGCCAACATCGCCGGTTTTGTTAAGGTGGCCGATGCGATGTTGGACCAGGGCCTGGTTTAA
- a CDS encoding glycerophosphodiester phosphodiesterase, with protein MNDARHDAAVFRLLSTAVLLWVGSLISFPALPAAPTIEFVAHRGASFDAPENTLAAMKMAWEQGADAIELDLWLSKDGKIVVCHDADTGRTAGVKRKIAEQTWAELQQLDVGAWKAPRFKGERIPTLEAILGTIPPGKRAVLEIKCGPEILPALEGCLKESRRRPEEMAIISFNYEALRQSKQRLPQHAHYFLHSYKPDTKTGRLPELSDLIRRAREAGFDGLDLHYDWPITSAFVEQVRAAGLELLVWTVDDPAVARRLVTAGVRSLTTNRPQWLRQQLQKSAPEPR; from the coding sequence ATGAATGATGCCCGGCACGATGCTGCCGTTTTTCGCCTGCTGTCAACAGCCGTGCTGCTGTGGGTGGGAAGCCTGATCAGTTTTCCCGCGCTGCCCGCCGCTCCCACGATCGAATTTGTTGCCCATCGCGGGGCTTCTTTTGATGCCCCCGAGAACACTCTCGCCGCCATGAAAATGGCATGGGAACAAGGGGCTGACGCTATTGAACTGGATTTATGGCTCTCCAAGGATGGCAAAATTGTGGTCTGCCACGATGCTGATACCGGGCGCACCGCCGGCGTGAAGCGTAAAATTGCCGAGCAAACCTGGGCGGAGCTGCAGCAGTTGGATGTCGGCGCGTGGAAAGCCCCTCGGTTCAAAGGTGAACGTATTCCCACCCTGGAAGCCATCCTCGGCACTATTCCCCCCGGCAAACGCGCTGTGTTGGAAATCAAGTGCGGCCCGGAAATCTTGCCCGCCCTGGAGGGCTGCCTGAAGGAAAGTCGGCGACGGCCTGAAGAAATGGCCATCATCAGTTTCAACTACGAGGCACTGCGGCAGTCCAAACAACGCCTACCGCAACATGCCCACTATTTTTTGCACAGCTACAAACCCGACACTAAAACAGGCAGGCTGCCCGAATTGTCCGATCTGATTCGCCGCGCACGGGAGGCAGGCTTTGATGGTCTGGATTTACATTATGATTGGCCCATTACTAGCGCCTTCGTGGAACAGGTGCGTGCGGCTGGCTTGGAGCTGCTTGTGTGGACAGTGGACGATCCGGCCGTAGCACGCCGGCTCGTTACCGCCGGAGTGCGAAGCCTCACCACCAACCGCCCGCAGTGGCTCCGACAACAGCTTCAAAAATCGGCGCCAGAGCCGCGTTAA